The Vicia villosa cultivar HV-30 ecotype Madison, WI linkage group LG1, Vvil1.0, whole genome shotgun sequence genome includes a region encoding these proteins:
- the LOC131644251 gene encoding internal alternative NAD(P)H-ubiquinone oxidoreductase A2, mitochondrial-like — protein sequence MRSVAEPIGSIQDALSKDPNSHFFLAFCTTIDTNKHEVYCEADTNGGLSREPYQFKVAYDKLLIASGAEPSTFGIKGVKEHAFFLREVNHAQEIRKRLLLNLMLSENPGISEEEKKRLLYCVVIGGGPTGVEFSGELSDFITKVFVTQVLNYVFCMSKVFVTQLFIFSFGSDLLDI from the exons ATGAG GTCTGTTGCCGAGCCTATTGGCAGTATACAGGATGCACTTTCAAAGGATCCCAATTCACATTTCTTTCTAGCTTTCTGCACTACCATTGATACAAACAAACACGAA GTATACTGCGAGGCAGATACTAACGGTGGATTGTCTAGAGAGCCTTACCAATTTAAAGTTGCATATGACAAGCTTTTAATTGCATCTGGAGCCGAGCCTTCAACTTTTGGTATCAAGGGAGTTAAGGAACATGCCTTTTTTCTTCGTGAAGTGAATCATGCTCAAGAAATAAGGAAGAGACTTCTTCTTAACCTGATGCTTTCTGAAAATCCAG GCATatctgaagaagaaaagaaacgtCTTCTGTACTGTGTGGTTATTGGAGGTGGTCCTACAGGGGTGGAATTTAGTGGTGAATTGAGTGATTTCATCACGAAAGTCTTTGTCACTCAAGTTTTAAACTACGTCTTCTGCATGTCTAAAGTCTTTGTCACTCAActttttatatttagttttggTTCAGATTTATTAGATATATAA